The Pyrus communis chromosome 2, drPyrComm1.1, whole genome shotgun sequence genome includes a window with the following:
- the LOC137726302 gene encoding phenylalanine--tRNA ligase, chloroplastic/mitochondrial-like isoform X2, whose protein sequence is MATAFSFAQTTLFSKTSPSLRAACLRSFTFCLPFSSSSAALSSDKLHSKKWRQPVASVLELGGVRIAKDDVLRDDPTNNVPDTIFAKLGLQLHRRDQHPLGILKNAIYEYFDTNYSNQFDKFDNLSPIVSVKENFDDVLVPADHVSRSYNDTYYIDSQTVLRCHTSAHQAEILRRGHTHFLVTGDVYRRDSIDSTHYPVFHQMEGVRVFSPQDWEASGTDGTSYAAGDLKKCLEGLARHLFGSVEMRWVDTYFPFTNPSFELEIFFQENWLEVLGCGVTEQEILRRSGKTDNVAWAFGLGLERLAMVLFDIPDIRLFWSTDERFTSQFSSGKLGVKFKPFSKYPPCYKDVSFWINESFTENNLCEVVREVAGDLAEEVQLIDNFTNKKGMTSHCYRITYRSMERSLTDDEINKLQWNVRELVQSKLNVVLR, encoded by the exons ATGGCAACGGCCTTCTCATTTGCGCAGACCACTCTCTTCTCCAAAACCTCACCTTCTCTCCGCGCAGCTTGCCTCAGAAGCTTCACTTTCTGCCTGCCgttctcttcttcctctgcagCTCTTTCCTCCGATAAGCTTCACAGCAAGAAATGGAGGCAGCCGGTGGCTTCGGTGCTCGAGCTGGGCGGCGTCAGGATTGCTAAAGATG ATGTGCTGAGGGATGACCCCACAAACAATGTTCCGGATACAATTTTCGCAAAGCTTGGACTCCAACTCCACAGAAGAGATCAGCACCCACttgggattttgaagaatgCAATATACGAGTATTTTGACACCAATTACTCGAATCAGTTCGATAAGTTTGATAATCTTAGTCCAATTGTGTCTGTGAAAGAG AATTTTGACGATGTTTTGGTTCCTGCTGATCATGTGAGTCGAAGTTATAATGATACATACTATATTGACTCTCAAACCGTTTTGAGGTGTCATACAAGTGCTCATCAGGCCGAAATATTGAGAAGAGGACATACTCACTTCCTTGTAACAGGAGATGTGTACCGTAGGGATTCCATTGACTCAACTCATTACCCTGTGTTCCATCAG ATGGAAGGTGTTCGTGTTTTTTCTCCACAAGATTGGGAGGCATCTGGGACAGATGGCACATCTTATGCTGCTGGAGATTTAAAGAAATGTCTAGAGGGTTTGGCACGCCACTTATTTG GTTCTGTGGAAATGCGCTGGGTTGATACATATTTCCCATTTACCAACCCATCATTTGAACTTGAGATATTTTTTCAG GAAAATTGGTTGGAAGTTTTGGGTTGTGGGGTGACAGAACAAGAAATATTGAGGAGAAGTGGCAAAACAGACAACGTTGCTTGGGCTTTCGGACTTGGATTGGAACGGCTGGCAATGGTTTTATTTGACATCCCTGATATTCGGCTTTTCTGGTCAACTGATGAGAGATTCACTTCTCAG TTTTCGAGTGGCAAGCTGGGAGTCAAATTCAAGCCATTTTCCAAG tATCCTCCTTGTTACAAGGATGTCAGTTTTTGGATAAATGAGTCTTTCACCGAAAACAATTTATGTGAAGTTGTTAGAGAAGTAGCTGGAGATCTTGCAGAGGAG GTACAATTGATAGACAATTTCACAAACAAGAAAGGAATGACCAGTCACTGCTACAGAATCACATATCGATCCATGGAACGCTCGCTCACAGATGATGAAATTAATAAGTTGCAG TGGAATGTAAGAGAGTTGGTGCAGAGCAAGTTGAACGTCGTTCTAAGATGA
- the LOC137726302 gene encoding phenylalanine--tRNA ligase, chloroplastic/mitochondrial-like isoform X1, producing the protein MATAFSFAQTTLFSKTSPSLRAACLRSFTFCLPFSSSSAALSSDKLHSKKWRQPVASVLELGGVRIAKDDVLRDDPTNNVPDTIFAKLGLQLHRRDQHPLGILKNAIYEYFDTNYSNQFDKFDNLSPIVSVKENFDDVLVPADHVSRSYNDTYYIDSQTVLRCHTSAHQAEILRRGHTHFLVTGDVYRRDSIDSTHYPVFHQMEGVRVFSPQDWEASGTDGTSYAAGDLKKCLEGLARHLFGSVEMRWVDTYFPFTNPSFELEIFFQENWLEVLGCGVTEQEILRRSGKTDNVAWAFGLGLERLAMVLFDIPDIRLFWSTDERFTSQFSSGKLGVKFKPFSKYPPCYKDVSFWINESFTENNLCEVVREVAGDLAEEVQLIDNFTNKKGMTSHCYRITYRSMERSLTDDEINKLQASPITRDDWNVRELVQSKLNVVLR; encoded by the exons ATGGCAACGGCCTTCTCATTTGCGCAGACCACTCTCTTCTCCAAAACCTCACCTTCTCTCCGCGCAGCTTGCCTCAGAAGCTTCACTTTCTGCCTGCCgttctcttcttcctctgcagCTCTTTCCTCCGATAAGCTTCACAGCAAGAAATGGAGGCAGCCGGTGGCTTCGGTGCTCGAGCTGGGCGGCGTCAGGATTGCTAAAGATG ATGTGCTGAGGGATGACCCCACAAACAATGTTCCGGATACAATTTTCGCAAAGCTTGGACTCCAACTCCACAGAAGAGATCAGCACCCACttgggattttgaagaatgCAATATACGAGTATTTTGACACCAATTACTCGAATCAGTTCGATAAGTTTGATAATCTTAGTCCAATTGTGTCTGTGAAAGAG AATTTTGACGATGTTTTGGTTCCTGCTGATCATGTGAGTCGAAGTTATAATGATACATACTATATTGACTCTCAAACCGTTTTGAGGTGTCATACAAGTGCTCATCAGGCCGAAATATTGAGAAGAGGACATACTCACTTCCTTGTAACAGGAGATGTGTACCGTAGGGATTCCATTGACTCAACTCATTACCCTGTGTTCCATCAG ATGGAAGGTGTTCGTGTTTTTTCTCCACAAGATTGGGAGGCATCTGGGACAGATGGCACATCTTATGCTGCTGGAGATTTAAAGAAATGTCTAGAGGGTTTGGCACGCCACTTATTTG GTTCTGTGGAAATGCGCTGGGTTGATACATATTTCCCATTTACCAACCCATCATTTGAACTTGAGATATTTTTTCAG GAAAATTGGTTGGAAGTTTTGGGTTGTGGGGTGACAGAACAAGAAATATTGAGGAGAAGTGGCAAAACAGACAACGTTGCTTGGGCTTTCGGACTTGGATTGGAACGGCTGGCAATGGTTTTATTTGACATCCCTGATATTCGGCTTTTCTGGTCAACTGATGAGAGATTCACTTCTCAG TTTTCGAGTGGCAAGCTGGGAGTCAAATTCAAGCCATTTTCCAAG tATCCTCCTTGTTACAAGGATGTCAGTTTTTGGATAAATGAGTCTTTCACCGAAAACAATTTATGTGAAGTTGTTAGAGAAGTAGCTGGAGATCTTGCAGAGGAG GTACAATTGATAGACAATTTCACAAACAAGAAAGGAATGACCAGTCACTGCTACAGAATCACATATCGATCCATGGAACGCTCGCTCACAGATGATGAAATTAATAAGTTGCAGGCAAGTCCTATAACGAGAGACGAT TGGAATGTAAGAGAGTTGGTGCAGAGCAAGTTGAACGTCGTTCTAAGATGA